AAAGATCCAAAGAGATGCGAGTAAGGCTCTTCGAGTTATTGTGCTCGCTCTTAAGCTTTACTTTGACCTTGCATCTTAGTCTTCCACTGTAATGAAAAGATCATTTTGCACTAGCACTAAATCTATCTAGTACCGTAGCTAAGGTCTGATTTCAAATTCCGTTTGCAAATAACCTTTTTGTAGATTTAATAACGACATGTAAGTTGGGTCCTAAGACCAGAGAAAGTTCATATGACGTACTCGCTCAAATAAACTCCAATATAATTGCAAATACATTcttagaaattgaaatttatagCAATGACAATGAAATACCGAAATCATTGCAATTATATGTCAATTTCCTCAAAATGCCAGATTTTTACGGCAAGATAACATACATCTGGCCAAAGGTGTAATTGATGTCAATTGCatggccaaaaatgacatGTAACTAAATGCCTGGTTACAACATCGAGTTTTTCATTCTTAGTTATTTATCCAACTTAAGGTAGTCCTTAACTTCAATAAAAATGCCAAGGAACTCTTTTCATTGCAAGGGGCATTGTTAAATCATAACTCGCCCTGAGCCGCTACTGAAACGCGACAGTTTGCTCACGAATTATGAAAAGTACTCTCTGACCTCAAATTCATATTCACTCAGAACGGTCTTGGTGAACGTTCTCGTTCTAACGTCAAGCTTACCTCAAATCAGAACAACACACTATCATCTATCGTAAACCTTTGTggcatttgaacttgaaatacCAATTCCATGAGATTAGTGCAGTGTTACTTACACCCTGGTGAATGGAAGATGTCGCATCCAGTGATTACACCCCGAAAAGATCACGAAGATTTTGCAAGACTACGAGAAGACCGATGATTTAAtgttcaaattgatcaaatctgAGGTGGTTCCAGGATCGGATAAGGTGAGAATTACTCCAGTGCTGTGTTAGCGTGTCATGTTGAAGCGGAAATCAATGGAGGGCAATCCAAATCATATCACTGGATCGCCAAAATACCTTCCGACGACCCTTGGAAATTCAAATGGGTTCGCCCTTGTCGAATGGAAGAGAAGGAATGGCCTTCTACAACGATCTTGTTCCGAGCCTCAAATCATATCTGAACCAAAAAGGCTCTGGATAGAGCTACAACTGTGCCCTAAAATCTTCGCCGAGTTCAAGGAAGATACCAAGCCTGAGGAATGCCAATTTGGATCCATGGTACTCTTGGAACATTTACGATATAATGGATTCACGGAGCAGTCCAATCGAAAGGCTGGCTTTGACATGGCACACACCAAGTTGGTCTTGGAGGCCTTGGCTGATTTTCACGCTGTCACTTACGGttacttgaagcaaaaacatgGCTCTTTAAACGACATGGTGGATAAGGAGCCACTCTTTGCTCGTGACTTTATTGGGGCTGATCCACCGGTGGAATTAGAGGCTTTCAAGACGCAATTTGCCGAGCAAGGCATCACATCCCAGTTGACACTCTTGTCTAGCTTTAAAGAtgacaaatatgagaagttgTTTAAGCTCTTTATGGAGAAATATGGCAACCCTACCACCTACGGCGAGAAGCTCGGGTCTTATAAGAATTTCGGTTTCCACGTCTTGTGCCACGGGGATCCTTGGTTCAACAATATGTTATTTCGGTAAGGGATCGTTCCATAGTGTTTTGATTTGTGGTAACCTTATTTTAGGGACGTGAGCATTTGGCGAATGAACGTGAGGATATGGATGACCACCTTGGTTTTTATGTTCATGGCTTTCTCGCTTCTCGCTCAGCCTTTGATGCTCTCACGTACACTGCCATTAATCAATAATTGGTTTATCACCCCCAACgaaagattgaaaatgcatCCGTGGGATTGTCCTAAGAACGAGTTCTTATTGAGGCCTGAACCGTAATATATATATGATGAATAtagcttttgcattttttacgGGGACTAATTTCTATATCTCAATCGGCAATATCTTGTGCTGAATCAAATTGGTTCTCTGTCTGGAGTAACGGTTGGTGTCCTATAGTTTTCCTGAAAGAGGTTGGGAAGGCGAATCGAAGTGGAGGCCTTCCTTTTGTCAGGAAGCTATTCTATCCACTACACCATGTCTTCTCCCATGGTGATTTTGATCGAGCGATTTAAAACCTATGGttaatgtgtgtgtgtgtgtgtgtgtgtataaaATGCGATTGACTTCGGCTTTCAGGTATGAGGGCGATTCTCCCACGGGCGTTTGTCTTTTGGACAACGCGTGCACCAGATGGACCACACCAGCCTTTGATCTGGTGTACTTTCTGTTCACTTCTGCAGCTCCTAAGTTGAGACAAGATCACTTACAGGGGCTTCTTGAGCATTATCATCAGAGGTTTCGGCAATCTCTGGCTGAAGTGGGAGAAAACCCCAACGTTTATTCATTGGAGTAAGATCTATCTAGTTAATCCTCCCCTTTTGACCGATCATCGTCACCCAATTTTGTTGGTCTTTTCAGTCCTTGAAGAGCGATTACACGCGTTGCACTTATATCGGTCTTCTTACTGCCATAATGATTTTACCCTGGACTTTGGCCAAGAGGAAgatgcattttcttttgacgACATGAAGGGTGACAAAGCGGatgaaaagtatttgaaagaaatgatggAGAAAGCACATGCTTCCATGCAAAGAACTTTAGCCAAAGAG
This Tigriopus californicus strain San Diego chromosome 7, Tcal_SD_v2.1, whole genome shotgun sequence DNA region includes the following protein-coding sequences:
- the LOC131883227 gene encoding uncharacterized protein LOC131883227, yielding MLKRKSMEGNPNHITGSPKYLPTTLGNSNGFALVEWKRRNGLLQRSCSEPQIISEPKRLWIELQLCPKIFAEFKEDTKPEECQFGSMVLLEHLRYNGFTEQSNRKAGFDMAHTKLVLEALADFHAVTYGYLKQKHGSLNDMVDKEPLFARDFIGADPPVELEAFKTQFAEQGITSQLTLLSSFKDDKYEKLFKLFMEKYGNPTTYGEKLGSYKNFGFHVLCHGDPWFNNMLFRYEGDSPTGVCLLDNACTRWTTPAFDLVYFLFTSAAPKLRQDHLQGLLEHYHQRFRQSLAEVGENPNVYSLESLKSDYTRCTYIGLLTAIMILPWTLAKRKMHFLLTT